In the Necator americanus strain Aroian chromosome X, whole genome shotgun sequence genome, CTTCGCTCAACACATGTCTGACGACCTACAGACCCGTCACACAATGTGACAACTCTATAATCTCATGATTTGATAAAGGTTCATCAGCCCTACAAGTGAGAGATCCGGCTTCTTCTACCTACAATGCACAAAGTAAGAGATAGAAAGTTTACATTCATGCTCAATAACTTCTATAgagcagaaagaagaaagaaagactaGAGGTCACACTCCTCGACGTTGTTAAAGCTCAACACATCACCTTGCTCACTTTGATCACTTTGACTCCCGCTCTTtctcgatttgctcgagcagTTCTACTTCTATTTGTCCCTATTGCGTGCGAACGTCGCCAAGtggtttctcttttcttgtagGACACGAAGAGTATCGAATAAGTCGCCAGTCTAGCTGTAGTGTGGATAGTATCGGGTGCAACCCAGTTGCTCACGTCTCTGGTGTTGTTAACGTGTAGGGGccaccttattttgctttccatGGCAAATTCGATttcgtctctaatcttcgagaGCTGACATAAGACAGAACTTCGGATCTCCTCCTCGATACaagatactcctagcatcactctttcgattgaGCGTTCAATAATGCTCATagcattttcttcttgcttgcgAAGTACCCAGGTTTTCGAAACCATAGGTTAAGGCAGGGAGAATTGTGTTGTGTAAGCCAGCACAAAGTCGGATGTTAAtcttttcttcactacatttcCGATGCTTTTATATGGTCACCTGTCACCATCAACAGCTCGTTTTCTCCTGCCCACTCCGCAGGCCAGGTTCATTTGCCGACACAGATAAATgtagttgctgcattcgaatATGTTCTTCGAAAGGGGTGGGGCTCGGGTGGAGCATCAGAGGAGGTCGTCTTTCCCCTATTCTAGCTGAAACTGCATCCAcctgtttcgtcgaattcggtcagcattcgttaaGTTAGttgatgctagatgttattagaacgatttttttcagcaaagcGTAGCTGGTgcagctgccgaccatcagtATTTAGTCCAATATcgtccaactttcgcattgcgttcttgAGAGAggccgtgaatattttaggtgagattgtatTACCTTATCGTAGCCCACTCTTCACATCGATGTTGACATTcttagaatggcgaaattgcGGTCGTTAAACGCAGCATTTTCGACgccctttgtttttttttttgcgtttgatTGGGGTGATACAGACGCTCAAGCGGCATGAAGCTTCTCCTAATAAAGGTCAAAAAGCCATAAAAGACGCGAGGAAAGGGAAAAATGGATAGTCCCAACAAGAGGTTtaccccgaactctatatttgcccgtGGAGACTCCAATATCGTCACcttcgtgatacactgcccTTAAGCAGAGTGAATGAGTACCATAAGAGCTTTTATGAATATTAGTTTCATCGCTATTCAACTAGTTTGTTCAAAGGTAGGAATATTGGAACTCGGTTACAAATTATGGAGTATTAACTAAGATATAAACTATACCCTCTTCAAAGGAGAATAGAATAATCTACTGCATgtaaagttttgttttgtttcctctaaaaaaagtgcaacaaCTATCTAACTATCAAACTGTCTTCTAATTCaagttttacagaaaattgAGTAAATTATGATAATTGAAAATTATCGAGAACACATACTGAAATAGCACATTTCCAAATCTTTCTAACAATGTGGATTATCTCTTTTGTTTGTCTTTGTTTAATAAGAAAGTCCATTTTATCGGAAGGTGTAAAATTTCTGATTTCGGCCACTTCTGCAcgctattattatattattcgtGGATTGTTGCAAAAATGTTGGAACTATGCAAAATGTCTTGTGAGAGAGAGGCGTAGAACGTCTTCTTCTATGTTTACAAACTTACCTTTTTCTTGGACTGAGCGCGTGTTTACTTTTTAAACTGATAAAAGTGGTTTTTCAGCGTAACATGTCAGGGTAAAAAAGCTATGCTGCTAATGTACTTTGCATTTTGAACGAGAATAAAAGTCATTGTGTAATTTGGCTTCGAGGTGAAGGTACTCCGATTGGAC is a window encoding:
- a CDS encoding hypothetical protein (NECATOR_CHRX.G25544.T1), which translates into the protein MVSKTWVLRKQEENAMSIIERSIERVMLGVSCIEEEIRSSVLCQLSKIRDEIEFAMESKIRWPLHVNNTRDVSNWVAPDTIHTTARLATYSILFVSYKKRETTWRRSHAIGTNRSRTARANRERAGVKVIKVSKVMC